The following proteins come from a genomic window of Lachnoclostridium phytofermentans ISDg:
- a CDS encoding twin-arginine translocase TatA/TatE family subunit, whose translation MRIGTTEVLLILALALVLFGGGKLAGVGKALGTSIKEFKKEVHSEDSISEAKGNSSHEN comes from the coding sequence ATGAGAATCGGTACAACAGAAGTCCTATTAATTTTGGCACTTGCATTAGTACTCTTTGGCGGCGGTAAATTAGCTGGTGTAGGGAAGGCATTAGGGACAAGTATTAAAGAGTTTAAAAAGGAGGTACATAGCGAAGATTCCATATCAGAAGCGAAAGGAAACTCATCCCATGAAAACTAA
- the tatC gene encoding twin-arginine translocase subunit TatC, which translates to MKTKRMEKRNQGYMDSKELGESKTLMEHLLDFRKVLIFSTAVIVLFFLVIWLCCSEWLLNIVAKPLIDRNITIVYTAIAESFSAQMKVSFLFAVILAFPFVLGKLWRFVAPSLYRREKFVYGGVFFIVLLLFVLGILFAYLIVFHMAINFFVFSSGALAKPMISIESYVGFMIRFMIPFGITFELPLVILILTKLQIVKLSQLMKSQKYVILLLFVLAAILTPPDVISQIMLGLPLTLLYEIGVLGAAIVTARRKRRESYEAESCSQA; encoded by the coding sequence ATGAAAACTAAGCGGATGGAAAAGCGAAACCAGGGTTACATGGATTCAAAAGAGCTTGGCGAATCCAAGACTCTGATGGAACATCTGCTAGATTTTAGAAAGGTTCTTATATTTAGTACGGCAGTAATTGTGTTATTTTTTCTTGTGATTTGGCTTTGCTGTTCTGAATGGTTACTTAACATAGTTGCAAAACCATTAATTGACCGAAATATCACAATTGTATATACTGCAATTGCAGAGTCTTTCTCAGCCCAGATGAAGGTGTCGTTTTTATTCGCGGTCATTCTTGCCTTCCCTTTTGTACTGGGAAAGCTATGGAGGTTTGTTGCCCCTTCACTTTACCGAAGAGAAAAGTTTGTTTACGGAGGAGTATTTTTCATAGTATTATTACTATTTGTTCTTGGTATTTTATTTGCTTATCTGATTGTATTTCATATGGCGATTAATTTCTTTGTGTTTTCAAGTGGTGCACTTGCAAAACCAATGATATCAATAGAAAGCTATGTGGGATTTATGATTCGTTTTATGATTCCCTTTGGTATTACGTTTGAACTACCGTTGGTTATCTTAATCTTGACAAAACTTCAGATTGTAAAGCTTTCTCAGTTGATGAAGAGTCAGAAATACGTAATTTTACTATTGTTTGTTCTTGCAGCGATTCTAACACCACCAGATGTTATCTCCCAGATTATGCTTGGATTACCTCTAACGCTTTTATATGAGATAGGAGTATTAGGAGCTGCAATCGTAACAGCAAGGAGAAAGCGAAGAGAGAGTTATGAAGCAGAATCGTGCAGCCAGGCTTAA
- a CDS encoding ATP-binding protein, whose product MLPKVKRKAEVVKNHCVACGVCANVCPKDASTIYRGIYAVVNEELCVGCSKCSKACPAGTIRMIEREVSQ is encoded by the coding sequence ATGTTACCAAAAGTGAAGAGGAAGGCAGAGGTTGTGAAAAATCATTGTGTTGCTTGTGGAGTGTGTGCAAACGTCTGTCCGAAGGATGCAAGTACAATTTATCGTGGAATCTATGCAGTAGTAAACGAAGAACTTTGTGTCGGATGTAGTAAATGCAGCAAGGCTTGTCCAGCAGGAACGATTCGGATGATAGAAAGAGAGGTTTCACAATGA
- a CDS encoding 4Fe-4S binding protein — translation MKMKQQTKWYEKLWIASSIYLILSPFNILFAWLGLLCFFIPLLISMFKGSKVYCNRYCGRGQLLTILGDRFKLSRNKATPRWMRSNYFRYGFLIFFLTMFVNMLMNTYYVLRGAKGLKQVITILWTFKLPWNFATYSYASSWIVQFGFGFYSIMLTSTILGLITMLLYKPRSWCVYCPMGTMTQGICKLKDKM, via the coding sequence ATGAAAATGAAACAACAGACAAAATGGTATGAGAAGCTATGGATAGCATCTTCAATATATCTTATATTATCACCATTTAATATTTTATTTGCATGGCTAGGATTACTTTGTTTTTTTATTCCTCTTTTAATTTCCATGTTTAAGGGAAGCAAGGTATACTGTAACCGCTATTGTGGGAGGGGACAGTTACTTACCATATTAGGTGATCGCTTTAAGTTATCAAGAAATAAAGCAACACCTAGATGGATGCGTTCCAATTATTTTCGATATGGATTTTTAATATTCTTTCTTACTATGTTTGTAAATATGCTCATGAACACTTATTACGTATTAAGAGGAGCGAAGGGTTTAAAGCAAGTGATTACGATTTTATGGACTTTTAAATTACCTTGGAATTTTGCCACGTATTCTTATGCATCATCTTGGATTGTGCAATTCGGATTTGGATTTTACAGTATCATGTTAACTTCCACGATCTTAGGACTTATTACAATGCTACTTTATAAACCAAGGTCTTGGTGTGTGTATTGTCCTATGGGGACTATGACACAAGGCATCTGTAAGTTAAAAGATAAGATGTAA
- a CDS encoding polysaccharide deacetylase family protein gives MSVGYLTMDDGPSDITRDIIDYLTGRGIKPVFFFTGQNIEKRMEEGVYAIKKGAIIGNHSYSHPNFEQLTLEQCISEVEKTEELINELYKKAGEVRKFKLFRFPYGARKLNESKEFQEYLKNQRFCKLDDMHITSEWYDREGLIEGVDVLWTYDFTEYRIQNDTSLTYDDLVARIHEKKQGSSDSLLNEGSRHIVLLHDHEETNAVISRYYQKFLDYVMLHGVDFIEPEFRYLS, from the coding sequence ATGAGTGTCGGGTATTTAACGATGGATGATGGACCGTCTGATATTACACGAGATATTATCGATTATTTGACGGGAAGAGGGATAAAACCAGTTTTTTTCTTTACAGGTCAGAATATTGAAAAAAGGATGGAAGAGGGAGTTTATGCAATAAAAAAAGGAGCTATCATTGGAAATCACAGTTATTCTCATCCAAATTTTGAACAGTTAACATTAGAGCAATGCATAAGTGAAGTTGAGAAGACAGAGGAGTTAATCAATGAGCTATACAAAAAAGCAGGTGAAGTAAGAAAGTTTAAATTATTCCGATTTCCGTATGGAGCAAGAAAACTTAATGAATCGAAAGAGTTTCAGGAGTATTTAAAGAATCAAAGGTTTTGTAAATTGGATGATATGCACATAACGAGTGAGTGGTATGATAGGGAAGGTTTGATAGAAGGCGTCGATGTTTTGTGGACCTATGATTTTACAGAATATCGCATTCAAAATGATACTTCCCTGACCTATGATGATCTTGTTGCACGCATACACGAAAAGAAACAAGGAAGCAGTGATTCACTTCTTAATGAGGGAAGCAGACATATCGTATTATTACATGATCACGAGGAAACAAATGCTGTAATTTCAAGGTATTATCAGAAATTTCTTGATTATGTTATGTTGCATGGGGTAGATTTTATTGAACCGGAGTTCCGATATCTGTCCTAA
- a CDS encoding HIT family protein, translating into MLDPNCAYCAEGELVAKFGIKICELPASKVYLFKEQSHKGRCIVASKFHVSEMIELSEEERNAFFADVNKVANAIHNAFHPDKVNYGAYGDTGHHLHFHLVPKYKDEFEWGGTFAMDPKQKTLSDQEYEELIETLKANLK; encoded by the coding sequence ATGTTAGACCCAAATTGTGCTTATTGTGCTGAAGGCGAATTAGTTGCTAAATTCGGCATCAAAATCTGTGAATTACCTGCATCCAAGGTTTATCTTTTTAAAGAGCAAAGCCACAAAGGAAGATGTATTGTTGCAAGTAAATTTCATGTTAGCGAAATGATTGAATTATCAGAGGAAGAACGTAATGCATTTTTTGCAGATGTAAATAAGGTTGCTAATGCTATTCATAACGCATTTCATCCGGATAAAGTAAACTACGGCGCATACGGCGACACCGGACATCATCTTCACTTCCATCTTGTTCCTAAGTATAAGGATGAGTTTGAATGGGGTGGCACGTTTGCTATGGACCCTAAGCAAAAAACATTATCCGATCAGGAATACGAGGAATTAATCGAGACATTAAAAGCTAACCTTAAATAA
- a CDS encoding DUF4364 family protein, producing MQAETLMLYKLIVLYILDKVDFPLTNGQLTNFILEKEYTNYFSIQQTISELIDDQYISAETIRNSSLYQITDSGKETLSFFCNTIAQAIRDDIDIYLKEHKYSLREEVSTLADYFEVKKDEFITHLRVMEGSSAIIDLKLSVPTEREANLICNNWKQKSSDIYTYVISSLIAD from the coding sequence ATGCAAGCGGAAACTCTAATGCTTTACAAATTAATTGTACTTTACATCTTAGACAAGGTGGACTTTCCACTAACCAATGGCCAATTAACAAATTTTATACTAGAAAAAGAATATACGAATTACTTTAGCATTCAACAGACAATCTCTGAGTTAATTGACGATCAATACATTAGTGCTGAAACTATTCGAAACAGCTCTCTTTATCAAATTACAGACTCCGGTAAGGAAACACTATCCTTCTTTTGCAATACAATTGCACAAGCCATCCGCGACGACATTGATATTTATCTGAAAGAGCATAAATATAGTTTGCGTGAGGAGGTATCCACTCTTGCGGATTATTTTGAAGTTAAAAAAGATGAATTTATTACACACCTTCGTGTTATGGAAGGTTCCAGTGCAATTATTGATTTAAAATTATCCGTTCCAACTGAGCGGGAAGCAAATCTCATCTGTAACAATTGGAAGCAGAAAAGCTCTGATATCTATACCTATGTAATCTCTTCTTTGATTGCAGATTAA
- a CDS encoding TIGR01212 family radical SAM protein (This family includes YhcC from E. coli K-12, an uncharacterized radical SAM protein.) — protein MNLWQGKRYYSLDAYYKEQFGDKIYKLSLNGGMTCPNRDGNLGTGGCIFCSSGGSGDFATSMKLSITEQIEAAKERVAKKAKSNRYVAYFQAYTNTYAPVDYLRSIFTEAMGHEDIVALSIATRPDCFPDEVLRLLAELNQRKPIYIELGLQTIHENSAKLIRRGYTLPIFEDALNRLSNLNIPVIVHVILGLPGESREMMLSTIDYLAKLPIHGIKLQLMHILKNTDLETFYRKEPTLFSLLQLEDYINALVECLEHLPPHIVIHRITGDGPKNLLIAPLWSGNKRNVLNTIQKELKERNSYQGKYIRTNLE, from the coding sequence ATGAATTTATGGCAAGGTAAGCGTTATTACTCCTTAGATGCTTATTATAAGGAACAATTCGGTGATAAGATATACAAGCTATCACTAAATGGCGGCATGACTTGTCCTAATCGAGATGGAAATTTAGGGACTGGTGGTTGCATCTTTTGTAGTTCGGGTGGTTCTGGTGATTTTGCCACCAGTATGAAGTTATCAATTACAGAGCAAATTGAAGCAGCGAAAGAACGGGTAGCAAAAAAGGCGAAAAGTAACCGTTATGTTGCTTACTTTCAAGCATATACCAATACCTATGCTCCTGTAGATTATCTTCGCTCTATTTTTACAGAAGCGATGGGCCATGAAGACATTGTGGCTCTTTCCATCGCAACCAGACCAGATTGTTTCCCTGATGAGGTGTTAAGACTCCTTGCAGAATTAAATCAAAGAAAGCCAATTTATATAGAACTTGGACTACAAACCATTCACGAAAACAGTGCTAAATTGATACGGCGTGGTTATACCCTTCCTATTTTTGAAGATGCGCTAAATCGTTTGTCTAATCTTAATATCCCAGTTATTGTACATGTTATCCTTGGTTTACCTGGTGAATCGAGAGAAATGATGTTATCTACCATTGACTATTTAGCAAAACTACCAATACACGGGATCAAGTTACAACTCATGCATATTTTAAAGAATACCGATTTGGAAACTTTCTATAGGAAAGAACCAACTCTGTTTTCACTTTTACAGCTAGAAGATTATATCAATGCTCTTGTAGAATGTTTGGAGCACCTACCACCACATATTGTAATTCATAGAATAACTGGGGATGGACCAAAAAATCTACTAATCGCACCACTATGGAGCGGCAATAAACGCAATGTTTTAAATACAATTCAAAAAGAACTAAAAGAGCGTAATTCTTACCAAGGAAAATACATTCGAACCAATCTCGAATAG
- a CDS encoding NAD(P)-dependent malic enzyme — translation MTLNEKALKLHEEWNGKLETTSKCQVKSREDLALAYTPGVAEPCKVIANDSEAAYRYTIKANTVAVVSDGSAVLGLGNIGAHAAMPVMEGKCVLFKEFGGVNAFPICLDTQDTEEIIKTIIHIAPAFGGINLEDISAPRCFEIEARLKEQLSIPVFHDDQHGTAIVVLAGIINALKVTNKKKEDCRVVVNGAGSAGIAITKLLLNYGFCHLTLCDKVGILSNQTENLNWMQKEMMEVTNLEGATGTLADALKGTDIFIGVSAPNIVAPEMVSSMNKDSILFAMANPVPEIMPDLAKEAGAKVVGTGRSDFPNQVNNVIAFPGIFKGALEGRATQITEEMKLGAAKAIADLVSNEELNEDYIIPEAFDERVCEVVSNAVKAYIK, via the coding sequence ATGACGCTTAACGAAAAAGCACTAAAATTGCACGAAGAATGGAACGGGAAATTGGAAACAACTTCAAAGTGTCAGGTAAAATCAAGAGAAGATTTAGCACTTGCCTATACTCCTGGAGTTGCAGAACCTTGTAAAGTAATTGCAAATGATTCAGAAGCTGCTTATCGTTACACAATTAAAGCAAATACTGTTGCAGTAGTTAGTGATGGTAGTGCCGTTCTTGGTCTTGGTAATATTGGTGCACACGCAGCTATGCCTGTGATGGAAGGAAAATGTGTCCTTTTTAAAGAATTCGGTGGCGTTAATGCATTTCCTATTTGTTTAGATACACAGGATACCGAAGAAATTATTAAAACTATTATTCATATAGCGCCAGCGTTTGGCGGAATTAATCTTGAAGATATCTCTGCGCCAAGATGTTTCGAAATCGAGGCTAGATTAAAAGAGCAACTCTCAATTCCTGTCTTTCATGATGATCAGCATGGTACTGCAATCGTTGTGCTTGCTGGTATAATCAATGCCTTGAAAGTAACCAATAAGAAAAAAGAAGACTGTAGGGTTGTTGTAAATGGTGCTGGTAGCGCAGGAATCGCTATCACAAAACTTCTATTAAATTACGGATTTTGTCATCTGACTCTATGTGACAAAGTTGGAATTCTATCAAATCAAACTGAGAATTTAAACTGGATGCAAAAAGAGATGATGGAGGTAACGAACCTAGAAGGAGCTACTGGAACACTTGCTGATGCCTTAAAGGGTACTGATATCTTCATCGGTGTTTCCGCTCCTAATATTGTTGCACCTGAAATGGTGTCTTCTATGAATAAAGATTCCATTCTATTTGCTATGGCAAATCCTGTTCCAGAAATTATGCCAGACCTTGCAAAAGAAGCTGGTGCTAAAGTCGTTGGAACCGGAAGAAGCGATTTTCCAAACCAAGTCAATAACGTAATTGCTTTCCCTGGTATCTTTAAAGGAGCTTTGGAGGGTCGTGCAACTCAAATCACCGAAGAAATGAAACTTGGTGCTGCTAAGGCGATTGCTGACTTAGTAAGTAATGAGGAATTAAATGAAGATTATATTATTCCAGAAGCATTTGACGAACGTGTTTGTGAAGTAGTAAGTAATGCGGTGAAAGCATATATTAAGTAG
- the rho gene encoding transcription termination factor Rho — protein MSNLYETKSLSELRDIAKEKGLKSISALRKQELIDALNALEKGQGSVASINKSTDDKPIKLGTEEVKLATEDTKQSVENRGMESSHMQGNRNNVIRRLPEQNRQHELVKAPDQSKGNDNSRMSESYRSNEGRNMDNRLENRNNDNKNNDNRNNENRNNENRNYENSRNYENRSNENRNNENRNNENRNNENRSNEMLRNYDNNRRTMDNRRPMDNRRLNENRGYNESDRVVRINPTGDISGNQATELGYNTTSSSDRFLSQANQQEEKLPIDMEQLDSGETKEGILEVLSDGYGFIRCDNFLPGENDVYVSPAQIRRFNLKTGDIIVGNTRIRNQNEKFSALLYIKLINGLHPSEAVKRKKFEDLTPIFPNERIHLETPGCQVAMRMVDLISPIGKGQRGMIVSQPKTGKTTLLKQVAKAITRNHPEMHLIILLIDERPEEVTDIKESIEGGNVEVIYSTFDELPENHKRVSEMVIERAKRLVEHKKDVVILLDSITRLARAYNLTVQASGRTLSGGLDPAALHMPKKFFGAARNMREGGSLTILATALVETGSRMDDVVFEEFKGTGNMELVLDRNLSEKRIFPAIDLPKSSTRRDDLLLNSAEVEANYLMRKALNGLKSEDAVERIIQMFVNTKNNAEFVEMIKKTKI, from the coding sequence ATGAGTAATTTGTATGAAACAAAGTCACTTTCTGAATTGCGTGATATTGCGAAAGAAAAGGGTTTGAAAAGTATTAGCGCATTACGTAAGCAGGAACTGATAGATGCTTTGAATGCATTGGAGAAAGGACAAGGATCAGTTGCCTCCATAAATAAAAGTACGGATGATAAACCTATAAAGCTTGGAACAGAAGAAGTTAAATTGGCAACAGAGGATACAAAGCAGAGTGTAGAGAATCGTGGTATGGAATCTTCTCATATGCAAGGAAATCGAAATAACGTGATACGCAGGCTACCAGAGCAGAATCGTCAACATGAATTGGTAAAAGCACCTGATCAATCTAAGGGAAATGATAATAGCCGAATGAGTGAGAGCTATCGCAGTAATGAAGGTCGGAACATGGATAATCGTTTAGAGAACAGAAACAACGATAATAAAAATAACGATAATAGAAATAATGAAAATCGTAATAATGAAAATAGAAACTATGAAAATAGTAGAAATTATGAAAATAGAAGTAATGAAAATAGAAACAATGAAAATAGAAACAATGAAAATAGAAACAATGAAAATAGAAGCAATGAGATGCTAAGAAATTATGATAATAACCGCCGTACGATGGATAATCGCAGACCAATGGATAACCGCAGATTAAATGAAAATCGCGGATATAATGAATCGGATCGTGTAGTCAGAATAAATCCAACAGGGGATATTTCAGGTAATCAAGCTACTGAGTTAGGCTATAATACAACTTCCTCATCGGATCGTTTTCTTTCACAAGCAAATCAACAGGAAGAAAAATTGCCAATTGATATGGAACAATTGGATTCTGGTGAAACAAAAGAAGGAATTTTAGAGGTATTATCCGATGGATACGGATTTATTCGTTGTGATAATTTTTTACCTGGGGAAAATGATGTTTATGTTTCTCCGGCACAGATTAGAAGATTTAATTTAAAAACTGGTGATATCATTGTAGGAAATACTAGAATACGTAATCAAAACGAAAAGTTCAGCGCTCTTCTTTATATCAAGCTTATTAATGGATTACATCCTTCTGAAGCAGTAAAACGGAAGAAATTCGAAGATTTAACACCGATCTTCCCAAATGAAAGAATTCATCTTGAAACGCCTGGCTGTCAGGTAGCTATGCGAATGGTAGACTTAATTTCACCAATTGGTAAGGGACAAAGAGGTATGATTGTATCCCAGCCAAAAACAGGTAAGACTACCTTGTTAAAACAAGTTGCTAAGGCTATTACAAGAAACCATCCTGAGATGCATTTAATCATTTTATTAATTGATGAGCGACCAGAAGAAGTTACCGATATTAAAGAGTCTATAGAAGGTGGTAATGTAGAAGTAATTTACTCCACTTTTGATGAATTACCAGAGAATCATAAGCGAGTTTCAGAGATGGTTATAGAACGTGCTAAGCGTCTGGTAGAGCATAAAAAAGATGTTGTTATCTTATTAGATAGTATCACAAGACTTGCAAGAGCCTATAACTTAACGGTACAAGCTAGTGGACGTACCTTATCCGGTGGTCTTGACCCTGCAGCACTTCACATGCCGAAAAAGTTTTTCGGAGCAGCAAGAAATATGAGAGAGGGCGGAAGCCTCACTATTTTGGCAACAGCGTTAGTTGAAACCGGTAGCCGTATGGATGATGTTGTATTTGAGGAATTTAAGGGAACCGGTAATATGGAACTTGTATTGGATCGTAATTTATCAGAGAAACGAATCTTCCCAGCAATTGACCTTCCAAAGTCTAGTACACGTCGTGATGATTTATTACTAAATTCCGCTGAGGTGGAAGCAAATTATCTTATGAGGAAGGCGTTAAACGGTCTTAAATCAGAAGATGCAGTAGAACGAATTATTCAAATGTTTGTTAATACAAAAAACAATGCAGAATTTGTCGAAATGATTAAGAAAACAAAGATATAA
- the rpmE gene encoding 50S ribosomal protein L31: MQEAIQPKYYQAKVTCNCGNEFVTGSTKPEIHVEVCSKCHSFYTGQQKAAAARGAIDKFNRKYGLNN; the protein is encoded by the coding sequence ATGCAAGAAGCTATTCAACCAAAGTACTATCAGGCAAAGGTTACATGTAACTGCGGTAATGAGTTCGTAACTGGATCTACTAAGCCAGAGATCCACGTGGAAGTTTGTTCAAAGTGCCATTCTTTCTACACAGGCCAGCAGAAAGCTGCTGCTGCTCGTGGTGCAATTGACAAGTTCAACCGTAAGTACGGTTTAAACAACTAG
- a CDS encoding DUF1385 domain-containing protein, with amino-acid sequence MKSSGIGGQAVLEGVMMKNKEQYAVAVRKPDNEIAVEIKEYQGIGNGNKIIKAPIIRGVIAFADSMVLGVRALTYSASFYEEEEEIKKDSKKKDGVLSFLVVLLSICIAIGLFVALPMFLSDLFSKVITSSIVLGFIEGIIRVLLLVGYIVSISFMKDINRTFMYHGAEHKTINCIERGYDLTVSNVRKQSRKHKRCGTSFLLFVAFISIIVFLFIRVDQIWLRVVLRVLLVPVVAGISYELIRYAGSHDNVLVTIISAPGMLMQRLTTKEPDDKMIEVAIASVDAVFDWQGYLEGIKGKSAKRKHSNKKGKNQSKSNQKIKEDTEEIEEIEDIEAEVFAANLEEDLNINTKQETNKVEKKSKQTTTNSTKINSKNNQNKAHQAVKDENKEEIKTKENNKVSQGSKSTQNSKNTQSGENAQSSKNAQGGKNTQSGENTQSGKNTQESKNTQNDTLTSNVDSSEEFKNLDKLLYEMPEVAVEEKQNKLKERARNQEQVVLSSTEIAASLESTEEEDDEILRALDKYFSSGKDA; translated from the coding sequence ATGAAATCATCAGGTATTGGTGGTCAGGCAGTTTTAGAAGGCGTTATGATGAAAAATAAAGAGCAATACGCCGTAGCTGTTCGTAAACCCGATAATGAAATCGCTGTTGAAATTAAGGAATACCAAGGCATCGGAAACGGAAATAAGATAATCAAGGCTCCAATTATCAGAGGGGTTATTGCGTTTGCAGACTCCATGGTTCTTGGCGTTAGAGCGTTAACATATTCTGCCTCTTTTTATGAGGAAGAAGAGGAAATAAAAAAAGACTCTAAGAAAAAGGATGGGGTTCTTTCTTTCTTAGTTGTGCTACTCTCCATCTGTATTGCTATAGGATTATTCGTAGCACTTCCAATGTTTTTATCTGATCTATTCTCTAAAGTTATTACATCTTCTATTGTTCTTGGGTTTATTGAAGGTATTATTCGTGTATTATTATTAGTAGGATATATCGTTTCAATTTCATTTATGAAGGACATTAACCGCACCTTTATGTATCACGGTGCTGAACATAAAACAATTAACTGCATCGAACGCGGTTATGATTTAACAGTATCAAACGTTAGAAAACAGTCTAGAAAACATAAAAGATGTGGAACCAGCTTTCTCTTATTTGTAGCATTTATTAGTATTATTGTATTTTTATTTATACGAGTAGATCAAATCTGGCTGCGAGTTGTTCTGAGAGTATTATTAGTCCCAGTCGTTGCTGGAATCTCCTATGAATTAATACGATATGCTGGAAGTCATGATAATGTCTTAGTTACAATTATTAGTGCACCTGGAATGTTAATGCAGCGTCTTACCACAAAAGAACCAGACGATAAAATGATTGAAGTAGCAATTGCGTCGGTGGATGCAGTATTTGATTGGCAGGGATATCTTGAAGGAATCAAGGGAAAAAGTGCTAAGAGAAAACATTCCAATAAAAAAGGAAAAAATCAGAGTAAATCAAATCAAAAGATAAAAGAGGATACTGAGGAAATCGAGGAAATTGAGGATATCGAGGCAGAAGTATTTGCAGCAAACCTAGAAGAAGATTTAAATATTAATACGAAACAGGAAACAAATAAGGTAGAGAAGAAATCAAAGCAAACTACTACAAATTCCACTAAAATAAATTCAAAAAATAACCAGAACAAAGCTCATCAAGCAGTGAAGGATGAGAATAAAGAAGAAATCAAAACTAAGGAAAACAATAAGGTTAGTCAGGGTAGCAAGAGTACTCAAAACAGCAAGAATACTCAAAGTGGTGAGAATGCTCAAAGCAGTAAGAATGCTCAAGGTGGCAAGAATACTCAAAGCGGCGAAAATACTCAAAGCGGCAAGAATACTCAAGAGAGTAAGAATACTCAAAACGATACCTTAACTAGTAACGTTGATTCTTCAGAGGAATTTAAAAATTTGGATAAACTGTTATATGAAATGCCAGAAGTTGCAGTAGAAGAAAAGCAAAACAAGTTAAAAGAGCGTGCACGCAATCAAGAGCAAGTGGTGTTAAGTTCTACAGAGATTGCAGCTTCTCTAGAATCTACTGAGGAAGAAGATGACGAAATTTTACGTGCACTTGATAAGTATTTTTCCAGTGGGAAAGATGCGTAG
- the prmC gene encoding peptide chain release factor N(5)-glutamine methyltransferase, whose translation MSKITYESALREGCTLLQASSIQDAELDAWYLLEHVTGLRRIDYMIRAKEDMSIEVYERYQQLLKKRALHIPLQYLTGSQEFMGLSFRVNESVLIPRQDTERLVEEVLKVSKDKDVLELCTGSGCIIISLAKLGNIKNAVAVDISSDAIKVAKENAKDNEVLVTYLLSDMFSNVSGTYDVIVSNPPYIESEVIEGLMPEVKDHEPRIALDGDADGLKFYRILAKESGRFLNKNGRLYLEIGCNQAAFIGELLSQNGFAQIKVVKDYAGLDRVVSAVYEG comes from the coding sequence ATGTCGAAAATAACTTATGAAAGTGCCTTGAGGGAGGGATGTACCCTCCTTCAGGCTTCAAGCATCCAAGATGCAGAATTAGATGCCTGGTATTTACTTGAGCATGTGACCGGGCTTAGACGAATTGACTATATGATTCGGGCTAAAGAAGATATGTCGATAGAAGTGTATGAACGCTATCAGCAACTTCTTAAAAAGAGAGCCTTGCATATTCCGCTACAGTATCTTACTGGGAGTCAGGAATTTATGGGGCTTTCTTTTCGCGTCAATGAATCTGTATTAATACCGAGACAGGACACGGAAAGATTAGTAGAAGAAGTCTTAAAAGTTAGTAAGGATAAGGATGTTTTAGAACTGTGTACTGGTTCTGGGTGCATTATTATTAGTCTTGCAAAGCTTGGAAATATAAAAAATGCGGTAGCGGTTGACATCTCTAGTGATGCAATTAAAGTGGCAAAAGAAAATGCAAAGGATAACGAGGTTTTGGTTACTTATCTTTTGAGCGATATGTTCTCTAATGTTTCTGGAACATACGATGTGATTGTTTCAAATCCACCTTATATCGAGTCTGAGGTCATAGAAGGGTTAATGCCGGAAGTAAAAGATCATGAACCAAGAATTGCTCTTGATGGTGATGCAGACGGATTAAAGTTCTATCGGATATTAGCAAAAGAATCTGGTAGATTTTTAAATAAAAATGGTAGACTTTATTTGGAAATTGGCTGTAATCAAGCAGCTTTTATAGGTGAATTATTAAGTCAGAATGGATTTGCCCAAATTAAAGTGGTGAAAGATTATGCTGGTTTGGACCGTGTGGTAAGCGCAGTATATGAGGGGTGA